The segment CCGAAGGCAAACTGGCCGGACCGCAGGCGATGATGCTGCGCCAAGTCGGCTCGACGGGCCACGCCTGGGGGCAAGCCGACAATGTCCGCGAAGACTGGATGAAGGGGCTCGACGTGCCCCTCTGCCGGGACGGAGCACCGTTCGAGTACCTCTTTTGGGTGGGTTGCGCGGGGGCCACCGACCCGGGAGCGGTCAAGACGACCAAGGCAGTGGCCCGCCTGCTGCGGGCGGCCGGGGTCAGTTTTGCGTGCCTGGGCCGCGAAGAAGCGTGCACGGGAGACCCGGCCCGTCGTACGGGCGACGAGTTCACCTTCCAGGCGATGGCCGAGCAAAACACCTCGGTCTTCGGACGATACGGCGTCACCAAGGTCGTGACCGCTTGCCCACACTGCTTCAACAGCCTTCGGAACGAGTACGGCGACTTCGGGGCCGAGATGGAGGTTTGGCACCACACCCAGCTCCTCGCCAAGTTGGTGCAAGAGGGCAAGCTCGAGCCAGCCTCCGCCGACGGTGGCGTGACCCTCCACGACCCGTGCTACCTGGCCCGCGTGAACAACGAGGCCGACGCGCCCCGGGCGCTCCTCGGCGTCGAATCGGACTTCAACGAAGACATCTCGCTGTGGGCCCGCGAGACGCTGCACCCGCTCCCCGTCGTCACCGGCCTTGTCGAACCAGAGCGCCACGCCCAAAAGACCCTGTGTTGCGGGGCAGGGGGAGGAAGGATGTGGGCCGACGACGCCCCCGGGCACCGACCGGCCGACCGACGCGCCCAAGAACTCCTTGCCACCGGGGCGCCGACCATCGCCGTCGCCTGCCCGTTCTGCCGCATCATGCTGGAACCCGCTTTGGCCGACCGGCGCCTCGCCGACGTGTCCGAGCTCCTGCTGGAGGCGAACCCCGAGGCATGATCGAGCGGATCGGCGTCGATGTTGTCGAAACCGCGCGGGTCGCCCAAGCGATGAAACGCCCGGGGTTCACGGAGCGCATCCTGACCTCCCGCGAACGCGGGCAGAAGATGTCACTGGCCCGGGTCGCGGGCCGATGGGCCGCCAAGGAGGCCGTGGCCAAATGCCTTCCCGGTGTGCGCCGTTGGCACGACGTCGAGGTCTTCAACAAGGAGGACGGCAGCCCCTACCTGGAGGTCCACCATCCCTCCTTCGACGCCTCGACCCACGTCCTCCATCTCTCCATCAGCCACGAGCGCGGCCTCGCCGCCGCAATGGTCGTTTTAGAGCGCAAGTCCGGGTGTTAACACTCCTTTAACATCGCGGACCTACATTGTCCATGGCATGACGGCGCGCCCCTTGGTCACAGGTCTTCTTAGTTCGGTCACCCTGTTCGTCGCCTTGGCGTCGGCAGGATGCGGCTCCGGGCCGGCGCCAAAGGGCAATACCGGCGTGGCGGTCAACGTGGACGGGTCCAACACGGTCTATCCGATCATGGAGGCGGCCGCGTCCGCCCATCGGGCGCTCAGCAAGACCCCCGTCACGGTCGGCAAAGCGGGGACTGGCGCCGGGATGAAGAAGTTCATCGCTGGGGAAATCGACATTGCCGACGCCTCCCGACCGATCAAGAAGGACGAGGACGTCAAGCTGAAATCGATCGGCAAGACCTACATCGAGGTCGCCATCGCCTACGACGGACTGTGCATCGTCGTCAGCCCCAAGAACACCTGGCTCAAGTCGATCACGGTCGACCAACTCCATAAGATCTGGGACAAATCGAGCACGGTGAGGAAGTGGAACGAAGTCGATCCGACTTGGCCCGACGCGGAGATCAAGCTTGTCGGCCCCACCAGCGCCCACGGGACCTACGAGTACTTCAACGAGGTGGTCAACAAGAGCGGCAAGAACACCCGCCAGGACTACAGTCAACAGGCCGAATACGACGGAATCGTCGGGGTCGTGGGCCGTGACGAAAACGCCTTGGGCTACATGGGTTTTTCGTACGCCGAACTCAACGCCGACAAAGTCCGCGTCATCCCAGTGGACGCGGGCAAAGGGCCGGTGACCCCGACCAAGGACTCGATCCTCGAAGGCTCTTACGCGCCTTTCAGCCGGCCCTTGCTTCTCTACATCGACGCCAAGGCCCTCGACACCAAGGAGTCTCTCCTCGAGTTCGCCCAGTTCGTCCTTGACCCCAAAAACGCCGTTCAAGCCGTGACCGACGCCGGTTACGTCCCATTGCCCGACGACCTTTACGAGTTTGCCCTCGACCGGCTGGCCAAGCGGACGGTCGGCTCGCTGACTCTGGGGGCCGCGCCGGGGACCCCGTACCGCGACCTGGCCGCCAAGAAGGCCTGACTTTATGGGAGGTGCCAGCGAACCCACCTTGGGCCCGGCCCGCCCACCCGCGTTTGCCGCCAAACGATGGGACACCCGGAGGCTGTCCGAAGGCGTCGCCCGCGGGGCGTGCTTCTTGTGCGCGCTGGCCTGCGTCCTCTCCACGGTCGGCATCGTCTTTGTCCTCGCTCGCGAAGCGTTTGTGTTCTTCCAGGCCCACAGCCCGGTTAGCTTTTTGACCGGCACGACGTGGACCCCCGCCGCTGAGCCCGCCCAATACGGCGTCCTCCCCCTGGTTTGCGGGACGCTCCTCGTCACAGCGGTCTCCGCCCTTGTCTCCGTTCCCCTCGGCCTGCTCGTCGGCGTCTACCTGGCCGAGTACGCCCCGTTCAATGTGCGGCGTGTCCTCAAGCCCGCCCTAGAGTTGCTCGCGGGCATCCCGTCGGTCGTCTTCGGCTACCTGGGGCTCAATTTGGTGACCCCCGTCCTCCAGACCGTCTTTCCCGAGATCAGTTCGACCAACGCCCTCTCGGGCGGCATCGTCGTCGGGATCATGGCCCTCCCCCTGGTCGCGTCCCTGTGCCAAGACGCCGTCGCCGCCGTGCCGAAAGCGATGCGTGAGGCGGCTTACGGCCTGGGCTCCACCAAGGCCGAGGTGACGGCCAAGATCGTCATCCCTTCCGCCTTGAGCGGCATCGTCGCGGCGTTCATCCTCGCGGTCTCGCGGGCGATCGGCGAGACGATGGCGGTGACCATCGCGGCCGGGGCGACTCCCAAGCTGACCCTGAACCCCGCCGAGGAGATCCAGACGATGACCGCATACATTGTCAACGTGAGCAAAGGCGACGCGTCCCGGGGGTCGCCGGAGTACCAGACGATCTTTGCCGTCGGCATCACCCTCTTCATCATGACCCTCGTGATGAACCTCGTCGCCCAAAAGCTGGTCCGCCGGTTCCGCAGGGGGTACGCGTGAGGCAACTGACCGCCGACCAGTCGGCCGCCGTTCTCAGGCGCCGCCGGCGGGCGGACAAGTTGTTCGGGAGCCTCTGCCTCCTGGCGGCGGCGTTCGCCGTCGCCGTCCTAGTCGTCATCATCGGCAAACTCCTCGTCGACGGGGCCGCCCGTCTCCGACCCGACTTCCTCACGACCTTCCCGGCCCCGCGCCCGGAAAAGGCCGGCATCCTGTCCCCGATCGTAGGGAGCCTCTGGGTGATGGGCCTGACGCTGCTCTTCACCGTCCCCGTCGGGATCGCGGCGGCGGTCTATTTGGAAGAGTTCACCAGCCGTAAGACTCGCCTCACCGAGTTCATCCAGATCAACATCGCCAACCTTGCCGGTGTCCCGTCGATCGTCTTCGGCATGCTGGGCCTCGGGGTCTTTGTCGCCGTCATGGGCCTCGACTTCAACATCCTCGCCGGCTCGTTGACGATGTCGATCCTCGTCCTCCCTATGGTCATCATCGTTTCCCAGGAAGCGATCAAGGCGGTGCCGCGCTCCTATCGGGAGGCCTCCCTAGCCCTTGGGTGCACCAAGTGGCAGACCATCGTCCGCGTCGTCCTCCCGAACGCTATGGGAGGCATCCTGACCGGCATCATCCTCGCCGCCAGCCGGGCTATCGGCGAGACCGCCCCGCTCATCGTGGTGGGTGCGGTCGGCTACGTCACATTCTTGCCCCAGGACGTCACGTCGCGCTACACGGTGTTACCGCTCCAGATCTTTGACTGGATCACGCGGCCGGCCCCCGGGTTCAAGCCCCTCGTCGCCGCCGCGATCATCGTGCTGGTCGCCTCGCTGGTGCTCCTCAACTCCGTGGCGATCATCATCCGGGCCCGAAGCCAGCCCAAAGCGTAAGATAGCGGTCGATGGCATCGTTCGGGCCGATAGCGCCCCACTACGACGTCTTGATGGCCAACGTCCCCTACGACATGTGGGCGGGCTATTACCGCCTGTTGCTCGCCACCATCGAACACCAGCCCGACCGTCTCCTCGACGTTTGTTGCGGCACGGGCAACGTCGCCGAACTGATGGTCGAAGCGGGCTACGAGGTCGTCGGGTTTGACATCGCCCCAGGGATGGTCGATGCGGCCCGTCGCAAGGCCGCGGAGAAGGGGCTCGACATCGGCTATCACGTGGCCGACGCGCGCACCGTCGACCTAGGCCAGACGTTCGACGGGGCCTTTTCTTTCTTTGACAGCCTGAACTACGTCGCCGACCTCGACGGCTTTCGCGCCGCGGTCGACCGCGTCGCCAAACACCTTGAGCCGGGCGGGTCCTTCATCTTCGACCTGAACACCTCCTACGCCTTCGAGGAGGCGATGTTCGACCAAGTGGAGCTCAGGCGCAACGCAAAGATCCGCTACCAATGGAAGGGTGACTACGACCCTTCGACCCGGGTCATCCACGTGGACATGACCTTTTGGCGCGACGGCGAAGAGATCCACGAGACGCACGTGCAGCGGGCCCACAGTGACGAAGAGGTCCGTCAAGCTCTCGCTGACGCGGGGTTCACCCAGGTCCGCGCCTTCGAGAGCTACACTCTGGACCCGCCGCGCAAGCGCAGCGACCGGGTCCACTACGCGGCCCTCCTGCCCGGATAGACTGCGGGCATGTTCGTCCCGCTGCTCGCGTTGGCCTCGCCGGTCATGCCTCACCGCGTCGCCCCGGCCGTCGTGACGACCACTTTGTCGCAGGACACCACCATCGACCGCTCCAAGGCCGACGTGGACTTTGGCCGGGACACCGTCCTTCGGGGCGGACCGGGATTGGCCGTCCTGCTACGGTTTCCTCAGATCGACACTCCGGCGGGCAAGTCTCGGCGTGTGACCAGCGCCAAACTCGTCTTGACCCCGGTCTCCAAGGACGACCCCCGACTGGAGTCCGTCGGGCGGCTCACCCGGGACTGGGACGAGGGGCCGGACGACGGGGCGGACACCGCAAAGAAGCCGACGGCGACTCCGGCGTTCGCCGCCACCTGGAACAGCGCGTGGCACGGATTTGAAAAGTGGACGACGCCCGGCGCGGCCGACGACGCCGTCGCCGTCTCCGCCAAGGGGGCCTTGGCCGGGGAAGAGTACGTCATCGACGGGTTGGCCGAGGCCGTCCAATGGCAACTTGACCATCCGGGCCAGAACTATGGGTTCCGGCTCACCTTCTCCGGAAGCACCGCCTTCCTCAGCCACGACTTCTATGAGGGCAAGCCTAAGCTTGTCGTCGAGTTCGGCGAACCAGGCGCGGACGGGCCAGACCTGGCCGTGCTGGCGGTGGAACCCGCGGGCGACGGATGGTCGGCGACCGTCGCCAACCTAGGCGCTGCCCCGGCCCCCGCAGGCAAGGTGGCCTGGCGTCTCGGGACCGAATCGGGCACCAGCGACCGGGCCGCGTTGTCACCCGGCGAGACGGCGACCGTCGCTCTGGCGGCCCACCCCAAGGCCTTTGCCGCCGACCCCCGCCTGAACCGGATGACGGTCAGCGCCGACTGCCCCGGCGACACCGACCTCGGTAACAACGAGACGGTCGTTTGGACCGACGGCGAGCCGATCGTCTGCACCGGGGGCGGGCCCCAAGAGTTGGCGACCGCCCAGTCGTTGGTCTTGGCGATGAACTCGTACCTCTTGCCGATGAGCCGGTACAGCTTTGCCAAGGATGGTGGGCGCGTCCGTTTCCGCGTCTCGACCCGGCCGGTCGCCGACGCCGCTCAGGTCACCCTGTCGGCCACGACGAACATCCGCACGCTGTGGCGGGCTTTCTTGGAGACGCGGTACGGCCCCGTCTTTGGCAAGTCTGGCCCTGAGGCGAGGCCACAGGTCGCCCGCGACTACCGGGACGACACCCACTGGCTGAGCCTGCTCCCCTTGCCGCCCCTTGGGTTCCCCGAGGCCGTCGAGAACCCCGTCGCCCTCCAGGCGTCGCTTGGATTCAGCGCCCCCGAGGTCTACCTTGCCAACGCCAGCATGGGGAAGACGCGGGAACAGTGCCTGCCTTTGCTCCAACAGGTGCCCACCGTCTTGCTCATCAAGTTGCGCGACTACCAGGGTCAACCCTTGGCGGGATGCGACGTGGACTACGTTCCGGCCAAAGACGGGGTGCCGGACGATGCCGCCGCCCTTCACCTCAAGACCGACGCCAACGGCATTGTCCGGGTGTCAGGCCGTGACGACGGCGCCGGCAAGAAGAACTGCTTCGGCCACGTCGCCGCGGACGGCAGCAACCTCTTTGTCCAAGTCCGTACAAAGCGGGGCAAGACGGTTGAGTCGGTCTGGTTGCCCGTGTGGACGCTATGGCAGGAGGTCGCGCGAGGCAACAAGTCGGTCGGGACGGTCGAGTTCCGGGTGAACCAGAGCAGCGGAGAGATCGCCACCGACCAAGACCTTGCCATCAACAAGATCGTCAGCGACGGGGCAGGCAGTCCCCCGGCCCAACTGGTCGCATTGGTCGACGGCAAGCCGGACACAGCGTTCGAGATCGACACCACGTCCAAGCCAGGCTGGATCGAGATCGACCTGGGCCGCGACCGACCGATCGGCGAGGTCCGGCTGGCCTTTGCCAAGGGGAGTCCGCCCTGGCAGGCCTTCGACATCGCGGTCTACGGCACGGCACAACCCGTCGCGTCGGCCCGCACCTGGCTCCGCGAGACCGACTTGGCCGCCCACAAAGCCCGAGTCGCAAACGACGCCGACGGGGCGACCACCCTGACTTACCGTGCCCAGGCGGTGGTGGGCCGATACCTCCGGATCATCCCCCGCACGCCGACCAAGACAAGTCTGACGGGCGTCGCCGTGTTCCCGGCCATTCTTGGCAACTAAGGGGTTCCGCCTACAAGAGGACGACTTCGCCCTGGCTTGTGGCGCTTCGGTAGGCGGCCATGGCCACGCGGCTGGCCTGGAGGCCGTCGAACAATGTGACCGACGGGCTCCGTCCCTCGATGACCGCATTGAGGAACTCATCGACCATCATCTGGTCCAGGTTTGCCCCGACGCCATACTGCCGGTGGGCCTGGGTGTAAACGTCGTACCCCTGGGTGAAGAGGTCAGTCTCGACCACTCCTTTCTCGCCGACCACCGTGAGCTTGACGTTGCCCCACGTCTTGTAACCCATCGGTTTGCTCCAGCTGCTGTCGATGGTGGCGAAAACCCCACTGGGAAAGCCGACGCTCACCATCGCGGTGTCTTCCCAGTCCTGACCGTAGACGTTGTTGCCCGTAAAGGCCTGCACGGTTTCCGGCTCCTCGCCGAGCAGGCGCCGCAGCAGGTCGGTGACATGGACGGTGTGGTCGACCATCGCCCCGCCTCCTGACTTGTCCTTCTCGATAAACCACCCGAAGGGGCACGTGCCTTGGTTCGTGGCGTTGACCGCGAGAATCCGACCGACCACGCCGTCCTTCACCTTTTGGTGGAGAAGCTGGAAGGCCGGGGAGAAGGGGCACGGGAACGCGGTCATGAACACCTTGCCCAGTGTGGCGGCCTTCTCAATTCTCACCGCATGGTCAGGAACGGGCGCGACGGGCTTCTCGCACAGGATGTGCAGCCCATGGCGCGACGCCACCTCGATTTGGTCGGCGTGCTTCATGTTCTCGCTACACACGACGACGGCGTCCACTTGGCCACAGAGCTCGTCGATGTCGCCGAAGAACGCGAGTCCCCGTCCGTCGGCGAAGCTCTGCCCCCGCGCCGGCTCGTCGTCCCAGAGCCCGACGACCTCGGCCTGGGCACTGGCCTGGCAACAAGCGACGAAACTTGGGGCGTGGACGTGGGCCGAGCTCAGCACACCGACGCGGACGGGCATGCCTCAGTATGGCTTAGCGTCTCGGCGGCAAGACCGCCACCGTCCGGCCTGCCTCGCGGAACAGGAACTTAAGCCGCCAGGCACGGTCCGGGGCGACCATCCCTTCGGCGCGATCCGGCCACTCGACCAAGACGACATGGTCGTCGAGCAAATCTTCGATCCCGACCCCGTGCCAGGTGGTGAGCCGGTACAGGTCGATGTGCGCCACCGGAGGCTCCGTCCCGTAGACCGACACGATGTTGAAAGACGGAGACCTCACGGGCCCGGTGAAGCCCAGCTCAGCCAAGTACCCGCGGACAAAGGTCGTTTTACCGACCCCGAGCGGGCCCTCCAAGAGCACCACGTCGCCGGGGGCCCAAATGTCGGCAAACGACGCCCCGCAAGCGCGGGTCGCCGCTTCGTCAGCAAGGTCGTGCCTGTCCACTCCGTCCCATGGTGACAGGCCCAGACGCGACGACTGCCCGGGACGGGTGCCCGGGCGGTCTCTTCGCAGGATAAAAGTCCTTCTGGTTGTCTCCGGAGGGCGGTGAGGGTAGCCCCCCACCGTCTTCGGACGGCGCTCGCCGGCGCCTCACCCTTAGCCTCGCAGCAGGGAGAGGACGGACTGGGGCGCCTGGTTGGCCTGGGCCAAGACGGCCAGACCGCTCTGCTGCAGGATCTGGAGCTTGGTGTAGTTGGTCATCTCCTCGGCGATGTCGGTGTCGCGGACGGCCGACTCGGTCGCGCTGAGGTTCTCCTTGGCGATACCCAACGAGCGGACGTTGGACTCGAGGATGTTGCGCTGGAAGCTGCCGATCTCGCCCCGCTTGTCGCTGAGGTTGCTGATCGCCGCGTCGATCGCCATGATCGCCGCCGTCGCCCCGGTCTGGCTCGTCAAGTCAAGGTTGTTGAACCCCAATGTCGACGCGGAGAAGTTGCCGATCGAGAGGACGGACGTCTGGTTGGCGTTGCCGCCAGTCTGGAACTGGGCCGAGCCGACGTTCACGAAGCCAGCCGAGGCGTAGTTGCCCGAAGCCGTCTCGGTGAGGACGATCCGGTTGCCTTCCGTGTCCGTCACGGTGAGGCCGTCATTGCCCGCCTTACCGCCGTTGAACGTCACGGTCTGGCCACCGATGGTGACGTCGGCGACCGCGTCGACCGCGGCACTGGCCGATGAACCGGCCGCGCTGAGAAGGACTCCGCTGTCAGCCAGCGTGAAGTCGCCCTTCTTGCCGTAAGTCGTAGAGTTCAAGACGATGCTGCCGTTGCCAGCAGAGTAGTTGGACTGGGCCACGACACCGGTAGACCCGCTTGCCGCGTTCACCTTGTCGATGACCTGACCCCAAGTGTCCGTCGCCGCGACGGTGAACTGGAAGCCGTTGATCGAGAAGTTGCCGGCCGCTGCCGCACCCACGGCGGTGCCTAGGTAGGCCGCCTCGCTGGCCGCCGCGACCGTCCGGGTGCCCGACACCGAGCCTTTTGTAGCCGCCGTCGTGACATTGACACCGATGGTGCCGGTCGTCGTCAGCGACGTCCCGTCGAAGGTGCCGCTCAACGTGATGCTCTTGAGAGCCGCCGCGTCGATGACGGAGCCGTTGACGCCTGAGCTTCCGTCGAGGAGCTTCTTGGTGCCGAACTGCGTCTGCGAGGCAATGCGGTTGATCGACTCCGCGATCAGGTTCATCTGGGTCTGGTTCGCCTGCAACTGGTCGGAGCTGAGGACGGCGGTGTTGGCGCTCTGCACCGCCAAGGACCGTGCGTCGCGGAGGAGGTTGGAGATCTCGTCGAGGGCGCCCTCGGCGGTCTTCGTGTAGTTGATCGCGTCCTGGTTGTTGCGGATCGCCGCGTCGACACCGCTGATCTGGGCGCGGAAGTTCTCGCTGAAGATGAGGCCAGACGGATCGTCGGCGGCCGAATTGATCTTCAGACCGGTGGAGAGGCGGTTGACCGACTTGGCGAAAGACTGGCCGGTCATGCCGAGGTTGCGAAGGGCGTTGATCGCCGTGACGTTAGTGTTGATGCGAAAAGACATGTTTCTCTTCCTTGATGCCGGACCTCGCTCCCCGTCCTTGGGGATCCCGTGCTCGTTTCCGGCCTGACACGTGTCTTGTTCCCTGTCACAATTGCTGGGCACCTAGTAAAATTACTAGTATTCAGTGTTTTTGCCGGGTTTTTTGAAGTCCGGTGAAAACACCTGGGACGGCTACAATGTGGCCATGTCCCTGGTCGGACGGGTTGGCAGGCACCGGCCGCGGGCGCGGCTAGCGATGGCCGTCTTGTACATCGTCCTGACCCTTGGCGCCCTGACCACCGTCTACCCGTTCGCCTCGATGCTCAGCATCGCCCTCAAGGGCCCGAGCGACCAGAACGACGGTCACTTTGTCCCCGCCTACCTGGCCAGCGACGACGAACTCCTCGCCAAATACCGCTTCGACAAGTACGGAGGCAAGCTCGACGCCATGGCCTCCGCAGCAGTCGGGGACCAGGCAGACGCCGCCGAGATCGACGCGTACCGGGCTTGGCTGACCTCCCTGGAGCCAGACCAGTGGACGGCAGGATTCACGATGCCGACTAACGCGGTCACCAGCCGCCTGGCCGAAAGGTGGCAGGACTGGCTCCGCCGCAAGTACAAGTCGGTCGAGGCGGTCAACTACGCCTTCAACGAGTTTCAGGGGGACTTTCTCGCCATGACCCCGGTGCCCGAGCACCTGGACCGGGCCGACTGGAAACCCGCCAAGACCCAGCGATGGTCCGACTGGCTGGAGTTCAAGCGCGGACTGCCCGCGGAGTTCCGTGTCCCTGTCCGTCCCGACGCGGTCTTCCAGGCCTGGATGAGAGTGCGGTGCGAGAACCAGTTCGCCAGGGTCCCACCCGACGTGGCCCGGGACGCAAAGTCCTTCGAGCAGTTGAGGCTCCCCTCGGCCGGGCCCCTCCGGGAGGCTTTCGACGCCCGAGTCAAGGCCAGCCCCGTCCACTTCGCCGTACCGCCGGGCGGGGAGTTTCCCGTCATGGCCGACGAGAGGGCATGGGTCTCCGCCCACCGCGTCGACATTGCCGCCGAGATGGCGACGCGCAACTTCCGGTATGTGACCCGGGCCGTCTTCACCAACGGTCGCGCCCTCGTCAACACCGCGGTCTTCTGCGTCCTCGCCATCGTCATCCAGTTGACGGTCAACCCGATGGCGGCCTATGCGCTCAGCCGGTACCCGATGCGGGCCACCGCCCGGATCCTCGTATTCCTCCTGGCCA is part of the Fimbriimonadaceae bacterium genome and harbors:
- the acpS gene encoding holo-ACP synthase, which encodes MIERIGVDVVETARVAQAMKRPGFTERILTSRERGQKMSLARVAGRWAAKEAVAKCLPGVRRWHDVEVFNKEDGSPYLEVHHPSFDASTHVLHLSISHERGLAAAMVVLERKSGC
- a CDS encoding PstS family phosphate ABC transporter substrate-binding protein, which codes for MTARPLVTGLLSSVTLFVALASAGCGSGPAPKGNTGVAVNVDGSNTVYPIMEAAASAHRALSKTPVTVGKAGTGAGMKKFIAGEIDIADASRPIKKDEDVKLKSIGKTYIEVAIAYDGLCIVVSPKNTWLKSITVDQLHKIWDKSSTVRKWNEVDPTWPDAEIKLVGPTSAHGTYEYFNEVVNKSGKNTRQDYSQQAEYDGIVGVVGRDENALGYMGFSYAELNADKVRVIPVDAGKGPVTPTKDSILEGSYAPFSRPLLLYIDAKALDTKESLLEFAQFVLDPKNAVQAVTDAGYVPLPDDLYEFALDRLAKRTVGSLTLGAAPGTPYRDLAAKKA
- the pstC gene encoding phosphate ABC transporter permease subunit PstC, yielding MGGASEPTLGPARPPAFAAKRWDTRRLSEGVARGACFLCALACVLSTVGIVFVLAREAFVFFQAHSPVSFLTGTTWTPAAEPAQYGVLPLVCGTLLVTAVSALVSVPLGLLVGVYLAEYAPFNVRRVLKPALELLAGIPSVVFGYLGLNLVTPVLQTVFPEISSTNALSGGIVVGIMALPLVASLCQDAVAAVPKAMREAAYGLGSTKAEVTAKIVIPSALSGIVAAFILAVSRAIGETMAVTIAAGATPKLTLNPAEEIQTMTAYIVNVSKGDASRGSPEYQTIFAVGITLFIMTLVMNLVAQKLVRRFRRGYA
- the pstA gene encoding phosphate ABC transporter permease PstA, whose protein sequence is MRQLTADQSAAVLRRRRRADKLFGSLCLLAAAFAVAVLVVIIGKLLVDGAARLRPDFLTTFPAPRPEKAGILSPIVGSLWVMGLTLLFTVPVGIAAAVYLEEFTSRKTRLTEFIQINIANLAGVPSIVFGMLGLGVFVAVMGLDFNILAGSLTMSILVLPMVIIVSQEAIKAVPRSYREASLALGCTKWQTIVRVVLPNAMGGILTGIILAASRAIGETAPLIVVGAVGYVTFLPQDVTSRYTVLPLQIFDWITRPAPGFKPLVAAAIIVLVASLVLLNSVAIIIRARSQPKA
- a CDS encoding methyltransferase domain-containing protein, producing MASFGPIAPHYDVLMANVPYDMWAGYYRLLLATIEHQPDRLLDVCCGTGNVAELMVEAGYEVVGFDIAPGMVDAARRKAAEKGLDIGYHVADARTVDLGQTFDGAFSFFDSLNYVADLDGFRAAVDRVAKHLEPGGSFIFDLNTSYAFEEAMFDQVELRRNAKIRYQWKGDYDPSTRVIHVDMTFWRDGEEIHETHVQRAHSDEEVRQALADAGFTQVRAFESYTLDPPRKRSDRVHYAALLPG
- a CDS encoding discoidin domain-containing protein, producing the protein MFVPLLALASPVMPHRVAPAVVTTTLSQDTTIDRSKADVDFGRDTVLRGGPGLAVLLRFPQIDTPAGKSRRVTSAKLVLTPVSKDDPRLESVGRLTRDWDEGPDDGADTAKKPTATPAFAATWNSAWHGFEKWTTPGAADDAVAVSAKGALAGEEYVIDGLAEAVQWQLDHPGQNYGFRLTFSGSTAFLSHDFYEGKPKLVVEFGEPGADGPDLAVLAVEPAGDGWSATVANLGAAPAPAGKVAWRLGTESGTSDRAALSPGETATVALAAHPKAFAADPRLNRMTVSADCPGDTDLGNNETVVWTDGEPIVCTGGGPQELATAQSLVLAMNSYLLPMSRYSFAKDGGRVRFRVSTRPVADAAQVTLSATTNIRTLWRAFLETRYGPVFGKSGPEARPQVARDYRDDTHWLSLLPLPPLGFPEAVENPVALQASLGFSAPEVYLANASMGKTREQCLPLLQQVPTVLLIKLRDYQGQPLAGCDVDYVPAKDGVPDDAAALHLKTDANGIVRVSGRDDGAGKKNCFGHVAADGSNLFVQVRTKRGKTVESVWLPVWTLWQEVARGNKSVGTVEFRVNQSSGEIATDQDLAINKIVSDGAGSPPAQLVALVDGKPDTAFEIDTTSKPGWIEIDLGRDRPIGEVRLAFAKGSPPWQAFDIAVYGTAQPVASARTWLRETDLAAHKARVANDADGATTLTYRAQAVVGRYLRIIPRTPTKTSLTGVAVFPAILGN
- a CDS encoding Gfo/Idh/MocA family oxidoreductase; amino-acid sequence: MPVRVGVLSSAHVHAPSFVACCQASAQAEVVGLWDDEPARGQSFADGRGLAFFGDIDELCGQVDAVVVCSENMKHADQIEVASRHGLHILCEKPVAPVPDHAVRIEKAATLGKVFMTAFPCPFSPAFQLLHQKVKDGVVGRILAVNATNQGTCPFGWFIEKDKSGGGAMVDHTVHVTDLLRRLLGEEPETVQAFTGNNVYGQDWEDTAMVSVGFPSGVFATIDSSWSKPMGYKTWGNVKLTVVGEKGVVETDLFTQGYDVYTQAHRQYGVGANLDQMMVDEFLNAVIEGRSPSVTLFDGLQASRVAMAAYRSATSQGEVVLL
- the tsaE gene encoding tRNA (adenosine(37)-N6)-threonylcarbamoyltransferase complex ATPase subunit type 1 TsaE, with the protein product MDRHDLADEAATRACGASFADIWAPGDVVLLEGPLGVGKTTFVRGYLAELGFTGPVRSPSFNIVSVYGTEPPVAHIDLYRLTTWHGVGIEDLLDDHVVLVEWPDRAEGMVAPDRAWRLKFLFREAGRTVAVLPPRR
- a CDS encoding carbohydrate ABC transporter permease; translated protein: MSLVGRVGRHRPRARLAMAVLYIVLTLGALTTVYPFASMLSIALKGPSDQNDGHFVPAYLASDDELLAKYRFDKYGGKLDAMASAAVGDQADAAEIDAYRAWLTSLEPDQWTAGFTMPTNAVTSRLAERWQDWLRRKYKSVEAVNYAFNEFQGDFLAMTPVPEHLDRADWKPAKTQRWSDWLEFKRGLPAEFRVPVRPDAVFQAWMRVRCENQFARVPPDVARDAKSFEQLRLPSAGPLREAFDARVKASPVHFAVPPGGEFPVMADERAWVSAHRVDIAAEMATRNFRYVTRAVFTNGRALVNTAVFCVLAIVIQLTVNPMAAYALSRYPMRATARILVFLLATMAFPAEVTMIPAFLQLKELHLLNTFAALVLPGAASGYMIFLLKGFFDSLPREVFESGQMDGAREVTMYWRLALPLSTPVLGYLALMAFMGAYGSFLYAFLVAQDRNIWTLMVYVYQLQQAAPKAVMLAAVTLVALPTLVVFLAAQRVIMRGIVLPDER